The Narcine bancroftii isolate sNarBan1 chromosome 11, sNarBan1.hap1, whole genome shotgun sequence genome has a window encoding:
- the LOC138745799 gene encoding neuroplastin-like, whose amino-acid sequence LLYHNISTALPLAGFVKSPLSETKLTGDTFELYCDVVGNPTPEIQWWYAEVNRGDSFIKLWNGAWKRRVSISTAYGRNGVSVLRVTRLVLEDTGTYECRASNNPMRNDLRQNPAITWIRAQATVVILPSFETCSEKENVTLL is encoded by the exons TTACTCTATCACAATATTTCTACTGCCCTCCCTCTAGCTGGGTTTGTCAAGTCACCCTTGTCAGAAACTAAACTGACAGGAGATACCTTTGAGCTGTACTGTGATGTGGTAGGGAACCCCACACCCGAGATCCAGTGGTGGTACGCGGAGGTGAACAGGGGCGACTCGTTCATAAAACTATGGAATGGCGCTTGGAAGCGACGGGTTTCAATAAGCACGGCTTACGGCAGGAATGGAGTGAGTGTGCTGCGTGTCACTAGGTTGGTCCTGGAAGATACGGGAACTTATGAATGCAGGGCCAGCAACAACCCCATGCGGAACGACCTCCGACAAAATCCAGCCATTACCTGGATACGAGCTCAGGCCACTGTTGTCATCCTACCAA GTTTCGAAACTTGTTCAGAGAAAGAAAATGTGACTCTATTGTAG